A genomic window from Martelella lutilitoris includes:
- the phaR gene encoding polyhydroxyalkanoate synthesis repressor PhaR, whose amino-acid sequence MPVKDGPTAIKKYANRRLYNTGTSSYVTLEDLADMVKQGEDFTVQDAKSGEDITHTVLTQIIFEQEAKSGQGILPVSFLREIIGYYGDQMQAMLPGFLDNAMKAFSEQQAHMREQMDRALYENPLKREYYRREETVRRAPLGASSYRAEDDEGGESAPAVHPVAGDLDDLRRQLRVLQNRIDNL is encoded by the coding sequence ATGCCCGTAAAAGACGGACCGACGGCTATCAAGAAATATGCCAATCGCCGGCTCTACAACACCGGCACGAGCAGTTACGTAACGCTTGAGGACCTGGCGGACATGGTGAAACAGGGAGAGGATTTCACCGTTCAGGACGCCAAGTCGGGCGAGGACATCACGCACACCGTGCTGACCCAGATCATCTTCGAACAGGAGGCGAAATCCGGCCAGGGCATTCTGCCGGTCTCGTTCCTGCGCGAAATCATCGGCTATTACGGGGACCAGATGCAGGCCATGCTGCCGGGCTTCCTCGACAACGCGATGAAGGCGTTCTCCGAACAGCAGGCCCACATGCGCGAGCAGATGGACAGGGCGCTTTATGAAAACCCGCTCAAGCGCGAATACTACCGCCGGGAGGAGACGGTACGACGCGCGCCGCTCGGCGCCAGCAGCTACCGCGCCGAGGATGACGAGGGCGGGGAATCCGCTCCGGCCGTGCACCCGGTTGCCGGCGACCTGGACGACCTGCGCCGGCAGCTGCGCGTCCTGCAGAACCGGATCGACAACCTTTAG
- a CDS encoding GH1 family beta-glucosidase, which yields MIDPKQLARRFPDDFIFGVATASYQIEGAAREDGRKPSIWDAFSHMPGRVHNRDTGDVACDHYHRLESDLDMMKDLGVETYRFSIAWPRIIPDGRGPVNEAGLDFYDRLIDGCKARGLKTNATLYHWDLPLTLAGEGGWTARSTAYAYQRYVQTVMKRFGDRLDLVSTFNEPWCIVWLSHLYGIHAPGERSMDAALAALHTVNLAHGLGLEAIRQEAPEVKAGIVLNLQAIYPINDTDTDRAAAERSFQFNNGVFLDPLFKGAYPDGFMSALGERMPVIEDGDLDLISGKLDWWGLNYYMPSRVADDSASGAEFPAVSFGAPVYNVITDIGWETHAPAMKMLTEQVYQRYDLPDMYITENGACYNMAPVDGVVDDAPRTEYLSDHIAIAADLVEAGIPLKGYYAWSLMDNFEWAEGYAMRFGLIYVDYETQERTLKNSGKWYKALAEEFLERGEER from the coding sequence ATGATCGACCCGAAACAGCTCGCCCGTCGTTTTCCGGACGATTTCATTTTCGGCGTTGCCACCGCTTCCTACCAGATCGAGGGCGCGGCGCGCGAGGACGGGCGCAAACCCTCCATCTGGGATGCCTTTTCCCATATGCCCGGCCGCGTGCATAACCGCGACACCGGTGATGTCGCCTGCGACCACTACCACCGTCTTGAGAGCGATCTCGACATGATGAAGGATCTCGGCGTCGAGACCTACCGGTTCTCGATCGCCTGGCCGCGCATCATTCCGGACGGTCGCGGACCGGTGAACGAGGCGGGGCTTGATTTCTACGACCGGCTCATCGACGGCTGCAAGGCGCGCGGGCTGAAGACCAATGCGACGCTCTACCACTGGGACCTGCCGCTGACGCTTGCAGGCGAGGGCGGCTGGACGGCGCGCTCCACGGCCTATGCCTATCAGCGCTATGTGCAGACTGTGATGAAGCGGTTCGGCGACCGGCTGGACCTGGTTTCCACTTTCAACGAGCCCTGGTGCATTGTCTGGCTCAGCCACCTCTACGGCATCCACGCGCCGGGCGAGAGATCCATGGATGCAGCCCTTGCGGCGCTCCACACCGTCAACCTCGCCCACGGGCTCGGCCTTGAGGCGATCCGTCAGGAAGCCCCCGAGGTCAAGGCGGGCATCGTGCTCAATCTGCAGGCGATCTACCCGATCAACGACACGGATACCGACCGAGCTGCGGCCGAACGCAGCTTCCAGTTCAACAACGGCGTCTTTCTCGATCCCCTGTTCAAGGGCGCCTATCCGGACGGCTTCATGTCGGCGCTGGGAGAACGGATGCCGGTAATCGAGGACGGCGATCTCGATCTGATTAGCGGCAAGCTCGACTGGTGGGGCCTGAACTACTACATGCCGTCGCGCGTGGCCGATGACAGCGCGTCGGGCGCCGAATTTCCGGCGGTCAGCTTCGGCGCGCCGGTCTATAACGTGATCACCGATATCGGCTGGGAAACCCACGCGCCGGCCATGAAGATGCTGACCGAGCAGGTCTACCAGCGTTACGACCTGCCGGACATGTACATCACCGAAAACGGCGCGTGCTACAACATGGCGCCCGTTGACGGCGTGGTCGATGACGCGCCACGCACGGAATACCTGTCCGACCATATCGCCATTGCCGCAGACCTCGTGGAGGCCGGCATACCGCTCAAGGGTTATTATGCCTGGAGCCTCATGGACAATTTCGAATGGGCGGAGGGCTATGCGATGCGCTTTGGCCTGATCTATGTCGATTATGAGACCCAGGAGCGCACGCTGAAGAATTCCGGCAAGTGGTACAAGGCGCTTGCGGAGGAATTTCTTGAAAGGGGCGAGGAGCGCTGA
- a CDS encoding Gfo/Idh/MocA family protein, whose amino-acid sequence MAIKGKDEIYSGRIRLGMVGGGSGAFIGGVHRMVSRLDDHYTFVAGALSSTPEKALASGKELGLDPERTYGSYEEMAEKEAAREDGIEAVAIVTPNHMHFGPAKAFLEKGIHVICDKPVTSSLEEAKALKAIADKADALFILTHNYTGYPMIRQARAMIENGDLGDIRLIHAEYPQDWLTEPAERSGSKQAEWRTDPKRSGAGGAIGDIGTHALNLALFVSGAELESLAADLDSFVEGRQLDDNAHIMLRFKEKNGVRPKGMLWASQVAPGFENGLQIKICGTKGGIQWAQENPNYLWYTPFGEPKRLLSRNGAGALDASTRVSRIPAGHPEGYLEGFANIYTEAARAIKAFRDGKTADDVVYPTIEDGVIGLAFIEACVASSKADGKWVGLDV is encoded by the coding sequence ATGGCAATCAAAGGCAAAGACGAAATCTATTCGGGCCGCATTCGGCTCGGCATGGTCGGCGGCGGGTCCGGCGCTTTCATCGGCGGCGTGCACCGCATGGTATCGCGCCTCGACGATCACTACACATTCGTCGCCGGCGCCCTGTCGTCGACGCCGGAAAAGGCGCTCGCTTCGGGCAAGGAGCTCGGTCTCGATCCCGAGCGCACCTATGGCTCCTACGAGGAAATGGCCGAGAAGGAAGCCGCGCGCGAGGACGGCATCGAGGCGGTGGCGATCGTCACGCCCAATCACATGCATTTCGGCCCGGCCAAGGCCTTTCTCGAAAAGGGCATCCACGTCATCTGCGACAAGCCGGTGACGTCCAGCCTTGAGGAAGCCAAGGCGCTGAAGGCGATCGCCGACAAGGCCGATGCACTGTTCATCCTCACCCACAATTACACGGGCTATCCGATGATCCGGCAGGCCCGCGCCATGATCGAAAACGGCGATCTCGGCGATATCCGCCTGATCCACGCCGAATATCCGCAGGACTGGCTGACGGAGCCGGCCGAACGCTCCGGCTCCAAACAGGCGGAATGGCGCACCGATCCGAAGCGCTCGGGCGCAGGCGGCGCGATCGGCGATATCGGCACCCATGCGCTCAATCTGGCGCTTTTCGTTTCCGGCGCGGAACTGGAAAGCCTTGCCGCCGATCTCGACAGCTTCGTCGAGGGTCGCCAGCTTGATGACAACGCCCATATCATGCTGCGCTTCAAGGAAAAGAACGGAGTGAGGCCGAAGGGCATGCTGTGGGCAAGCCAGGTGGCGCCAGGCTTCGAAAACGGGCTGCAGATCAAGATCTGCGGCACAAAGGGCGGCATCCAATGGGCGCAGGAAAACCCGAACTATCTGTGGTACACGCCCTTCGGCGAGCCGAAGCGCCTGCTGTCGCGCAACGGCGCCGGCGCGCTTGATGCGTCCACCCGCGTATCGCGCATCCCGGCCGGCCACCCTGAAGGCTATCTGGAGGGCTTCGCCAATATCTATACCGAGGCCGCCCGGGCGATAAAGGCGTTCCGCGACGGCAAGACGGCGGATGACGTGGTCTATCCGACGATCGAGGACGGCGTCATCGGCCTTGCCTTCATCGAGGCCTGCGTTGCCTCCTCGAAGGCTGACGGAAAATGGGTCGGGCTCGACGTCTGA
- a CDS encoding sugar phosphate isomerase/epimerase family protein, translated as MKTIKGPGLFLGQFAGDEAPFNSWDAITKWAADCGYKGVQVPSWAGQLFDLKKAAESKDYCDDFKGQARENGVEVTELSTHLQGQLVAVHPAYDEAFDGFAAPEVRGNPKARQEWAVNQVMMAITASKNMGINAHATFSGALAWPFLYPWPQRPAGLIETAFEELARRWKPILDHADENGVDICYEIHPGEDLHDGVTFEMFLDRLDQHPRANMLYDPSHYVLQCLDYLDNIDIYKDRIRMFHVKDAEFNPTGRQGVYSGYQGWVDRAGRFRSLGDGQVDFKAIFSKMAANDFDGWAVVEWECCLKHPEDGAREGAQFVKDHIIRVTEKAFDDFAGGGTDEAANKRMLGL; from the coding sequence ATGAAAACGATTAAGGGGCCGGGCCTTTTCCTCGGCCAGTTCGCAGGCGACGAGGCGCCGTTCAACAGCTGGGACGCGATCACGAAATGGGCGGCCGATTGCGGCTACAAGGGCGTGCAGGTGCCGTCCTGGGCCGGACAGTTGTTTGATTTGAAGAAGGCGGCCGAATCGAAAGACTATTGCGACGATTTCAAGGGCCAGGCGCGCGAGAACGGCGTCGAGGTCACCGAGCTTTCAACCCACCTCCAGGGCCAGCTCGTCGCCGTCCATCCGGCCTATGACGAGGCCTTTGACGGTTTTGCGGCGCCGGAAGTGCGCGGCAATCCGAAGGCGCGGCAGGAATGGGCCGTCAACCAGGTGATGATGGCGATCACCGCCTCGAAAAATATGGGCATAAACGCGCATGCGACCTTTTCCGGCGCACTGGCATGGCCCTTCCTTTACCCCTGGCCGCAGCGCCCGGCGGGCCTGATCGAGACCGCCTTCGAGGAGCTCGCCCGCCGCTGGAAGCCGATCCTCGATCATGCGGACGAGAACGGCGTCGATATCTGCTACGAAATCCATCCCGGCGAGGACCTGCATGACGGCGTGACCTTCGAGATGTTCCTCGACCGGCTCGACCAGCATCCGCGCGCCAACATGCTCTACGATCCGTCGCATTACGTGCTGCAGTGCCTCGACTATCTCGACAATATCGACATCTACAAGGACCGCATCAGGATGTTCCACGTCAAGGATGCGGAGTTCAACCCGACCGGTCGTCAGGGCGTCTATTCCGGCTATCAGGGCTGGGTCGACCGCGCCGGACGGTTCCGTTCATTGGGTGATGGCCAGGTGGACTTCAAGGCGATCTTTTCGAAGATGGCGGCCAACGACTTCGACGGCTGGGCCGTGGTCGAATGGGAATGCTGCCTCAAACACCCCGAGGACGGAGCGCGTGAAGGCGCCCAGTTCGTCAAGGACCACATCATTCGCGTGACCGAGAAAGCCTTTGACGACTTCGCCGGCGGCGGAACGGACGAGGCAGCCAACAAGCGGATGTTGGGGCTCTAG
- a CDS encoding substrate-binding domain-containing protein, giving the protein MRMKNLVMGATLLAATSLAGVTQAQALTVGVSIPAADHGWTAGIVYHAERVAEKLMEEYDDLNVIVKTSPDPASQANAVQDLAVQGIDALVILPTDPDPLVNAIMQVKMEGTFVTLVDRAPSNNDNSVRDLYVAGNNPALGAVAGEYIADTTPDAQVVVIRGLPIPIDQQRQDGFDAALEGTNVEVLEKQFGNWNRDDAFRVMQDYLTKYPKIDVVWAQDDDMVVGVLQAIEQSGRDDIQYVIGGAGSKDMIKKVMDGDPMIPVDVLYPPAMIGTAMELTVAGMMDQVPIAGSYILDATLVTPENAENYYFPDSPY; this is encoded by the coding sequence ATGCGTATGAAAAATCTGGTTATGGGCGCAACATTGCTGGCGGCGACCTCGCTTGCCGGCGTCACCCAGGCTCAGGCGCTGACGGTTGGCGTCTCCATTCCGGCAGCCGACCACGGCTGGACGGCGGGCATCGTCTACCATGCCGAACGCGTGGCCGAGAAACTGATGGAGGAATATGACGACCTCAATGTGATCGTCAAAACCTCGCCCGATCCGGCAAGCCAGGCGAATGCCGTACAGGATCTGGCCGTGCAAGGCATTGACGCGCTGGTCATCCTGCCGACCGACCCGGATCCGCTGGTCAACGCCATCATGCAGGTCAAGATGGAAGGCACTTTCGTCACGCTCGTCGACCGCGCCCCCTCCAACAACGACAATTCGGTGCGTGACCTCTATGTGGCCGGCAACAATCCTGCGCTCGGTGCGGTCGCCGGCGAATATATTGCCGATACCACGCCGGATGCCCAGGTGGTCGTCATCCGCGGTCTGCCGATCCCGATCGACCAGCAGCGCCAGGACGGCTTTGATGCGGCGCTGGAAGGCACCAATGTCGAGGTTCTGGAGAAGCAGTTCGGCAACTGGAACCGCGACGATGCCTTCCGGGTCATGCAGGACTATCTGACCAAATATCCGAAGATCGACGTTGTCTGGGCCCAGGATGACGACATGGTTGTTGGCGTGCTGCAGGCGATCGAGCAGTCGGGCCGCGACGACATCCAGTATGTCATCGGCGGGGCCGGCTCGAAGGACATGATCAAGAAGGTCATGGACGGCGATCCGATGATCCCGGTCGACGTTCTCTATCCGCCGGCGATGATCGGCACGGCGATGGAGTTGACGGTGGCTGGCATGATGGACCAGGTGCCGATTGCCGGAAGCTATATTCTCGACGCCACGCTGGTGACGCCGGAAAATGCCGAGAACTACTACTTCCCGGATTCGCCCTACTGA
- a CDS encoding ABC transporter permease → MSDSVKGEAGSGFLRNIDLRVMAPFLALALLLVLGTFSNPNFLTVNNLMNVATRSAFIAIIAVGATFVISAGGLDLSVGAMVAFVASLMIMFINSAAIANPYLLLVAAMVLAILIGMGCGLLNGVITTVGRIEPFIVTLGTMGIYRGLTTWLSQGGAITVRDFEVQQIYRPAYFGTVLGVPVPVIAIIATALIGAFVLYRTRYGRHVIAVGSNEEVARYSGISVRNVRIITYLIQGLCVAVAVLFYVPRLGSTSATTGMLWELQAITAVVVGGTALRGGVGRIWGTICGAFILEIVGNIMLLSNFISEYLIAAIQGAIIIIAMLVQRSLLRRQ, encoded by the coding sequence ATGAGTGACAGCGTGAAAGGCGAGGCCGGTTCCGGCTTTCTGAGAAATATCGATCTGCGCGTGATGGCGCCGTTTCTGGCACTGGCGCTGCTTCTGGTGCTCGGCACCTTTTCAAACCCGAACTTCCTGACCGTCAACAATCTGATGAATGTCGCCACCCGCTCGGCCTTCATCGCCATCATCGCGGTCGGCGCCACTTTCGTCATCTCGGCGGGCGGGCTTGACCTTTCGGTCGGCGCCATGGTCGCCTTCGTCGCCAGCCTGATGATCATGTTCATCAACTCGGCGGCGATCGCGAACCCCTACCTTCTTCTGGTGGCGGCGATGGTGCTGGCGATCCTGATCGGCATGGGCTGCGGGCTTTTGAACGGCGTGATCACCACGGTCGGGCGGATCGAGCCCTTCATCGTCACGCTCGGGACGATGGGCATCTATCGCGGGCTGACGACCTGGCTGTCGCAGGGCGGCGCGATCACCGTGCGCGATTTCGAGGTGCAGCAGATCTACCGGCCGGCCTATTTCGGCACCGTGCTCGGCGTGCCGGTGCCGGTGATCGCCATCATCGCGACCGCGCTGATCGGCGCCTTCGTGCTCTACCGCACGCGCTATGGCCGGCATGTGATTGCCGTCGGCTCGAACGAGGAAGTGGCGCGCTATTCCGGCATTTCGGTGCGCAATGTGCGCATCATCACCTATCTGATCCAGGGGCTCTGCGTGGCGGTTGCCGTGCTGTTCTACGTGCCGCGCCTCGGCTCAACCTCGGCGACCACCGGCATGCTGTGGGAATTGCAGGCGATCACCGCCGTCGTCGTCGGCGGCACGGCGCTTCGCGGCGGTGTCGGGCGCATCTGGGGCACGATCTGCGGCGCCTTCATTCTGGAGATCGTCGGCAACATCATGCTCTTGTCGAACTTCATCAGCGAATATCTGATCGCCGCCATCCAGGGCGCGATCATCATCATTGCCATGCTGGTGCAGCGTTCGCTGCTCCGCAGGCAATAG
- a CDS encoding sugar ABC transporter ATP-binding protein translates to MRDDNERGGNDILLKTAGLTKSFGPIEVLHGIDLAVRAGEVHAVIGENGAGKSTLMRLLAGNLKPSGGDIRIDGQSVSFANPTEAEAKGIVLVHQEILLAPDLTVAQNIFLGREIRRGLAVNDRVMNAEARKAVGELGADIDPETPVARLSIAKRQLVQIARVLLTPHRVVIFDEPTASLTPVETDALLKVMRAIRDRGVAVLFISHRLNEVKEIADTVTVLRDGHKVATHEADELEPSDMARLMVGRDVSKLYPDRKHDDAGAAVLEIGDFSVPGYARNASFTLRKGEILGFAGLVGAGRTELMEGILGLRPGRGTVRLKGEAVHFNAPIAALKAGIVYLSEDRKGKGLLLSKDLRTNLTLAALDRFIKALMVDRNAEDKALDAAIRDFDIRTGSKELAAGELSGGNQQKLLLAKMMLLDPEIVIIDEPTRGIDIGNKEQIYKFIAELSKAGHSIIVISSEMPELIGLCDRIVVMRSGEIAGEVTGEGMNENEIVVLATGVAGNRHEMAGAR, encoded by the coding sequence ATGCGCGACGACAACGAGCGCGGCGGGAATGATATTCTTCTCAAGACCGCCGGACTGACCAAATCCTTCGGTCCGATCGAGGTACTGCACGGCATTGACCTTGCGGTGCGCGCCGGCGAGGTTCACGCCGTCATCGGCGAAAACGGCGCCGGCAAGTCGACGCTGATGCGGCTTCTGGCCGGCAATCTCAAGCCGTCGGGCGGCGATATCAGGATCGACGGCCAGTCGGTCTCCTTCGCCAATCCGACGGAGGCCGAGGCCAAGGGGATCGTGCTGGTGCACCAGGAAATCCTGCTCGCGCCCGATCTCACCGTTGCCCAGAATATCTTTCTCGGTCGCGAAATCCGCCGCGGCCTCGCCGTCAACGACCGGGTGATGAATGCCGAGGCGCGAAAGGCGGTCGGCGAACTCGGCGCCGATATCGATCCCGAAACGCCTGTAGCCCGGCTCTCGATTGCCAAGCGCCAGCTTGTGCAGATCGCTCGGGTGCTGCTGACGCCGCACAGGGTGGTGATCTTCGATGAGCCGACCGCCTCGCTGACGCCGGTGGAAACCGATGCGTTGCTCAAGGTGATGCGGGCGATCCGGGACCGGGGCGTGGCGGTGCTGTTCATTTCCCACAGGCTGAATGAAGTCAAGGAAATCGCCGACACGGTGACGGTCCTCAGAGACGGCCACAAGGTGGCGACCCATGAAGCGGACGAGCTTGAACCCTCCGACATGGCCCGCCTGATGGTCGGGCGCGACGTCTCCAAGCTCTATCCCGACCGCAAGCACGACGACGCCGGCGCGGCCGTGCTCGAGATCGGGGACTTCTCCGTTCCGGGTTATGCAAGAAACGCATCCTTTACGTTGCGCAAGGGCGAGATCCTGGGGTTTGCCGGTCTCGTCGGCGCCGGCCGCACGGAGTTGATGGAGGGCATTCTGGGCCTCCGCCCGGGGCGCGGCACGGTCCGTCTGAAGGGCGAGGCGGTGCATTTCAACGCGCCGATCGCGGCGCTGAAAGCCGGCATCGTCTATCTCTCCGAGGACCGCAAGGGCAAGGGCCTGCTGCTCTCCAAGGATCTGCGGACCAATCTGACGCTTGCGGCACTCGATCGTTTCATCAAGGCGCTGATGGTCGACCGCAATGCGGAGGACAAGGCGCTTGATGCCGCGATCCGCGATTTCGACATTCGCACCGGCTCGAAGGAGCTTGCCGCCGGCGAGCTTTCCGGCGGCAACCAGCAGAAGCTGCTTCTTGCCAAAATGATGCTGCTCGATCCCGAGATCGTCATCATCGACGAGCCGACGCGCGGGATCGATATCGGCAACAAGGAGCAGATCTATAAATTCATCGCCGAACTTTCGAAGGCGGGCCATTCGATCATCGTGATCTCTTCGGAGATGCCCGAACTGATCGGGCTTTGCGACCGGATCGTGGTGATGCGTTCCGGCGAGATCGCCGGCGAGGTGACGGGCGAGGGCATGAACGAGAATGAAATCGTGGTTCTGGCAACGGGCGTTGCCGGCAACAGGCATGAGATGGCAGGCGCAAGATGA
- a CDS encoding diguanylate cyclase yields MEEVETARWFRAAIARVSSCLAVLAVLLLGAVPTARAQDLELSADERAYIAARGPVSVGVVADNDPYSFYRNGNIMGWTVDLIGVIGTMTGLDFKLRMGSWSDVYGQFRAGGLDIIADISETEERSRFITFTDPYHLRRTVLYENVDQSFDRPLTLDQLKQKRIGIIRDIYYADALREIGVRPVTYATYRDLMAAVAFGWVDGVLAAEMTGNFFLRENGFTNVANAGTPPLTAVALEDFRLGVLSRDGDENAKVLADILEKAITAMPTDTLDAITTRWLSYRSERSMSTGPLRLLPEEQAFVKGAPPLKIGFSLDYEPFSYLDNGRGKGFAEDITQYIASATGLVFERVYDNWSGLLRRFREGELDVVTNISFTDERAEFTLYSDLYHRVPNAVFLPSGAGPYAGLESLEGKSIGISRDIYYADALKARFEDVREFDSREELMQSLSGREIDVVITSLSNGTAIIRQQGLINIQIGGEFLMDGVEREDLRFGVSPRYPYLRSIIDHALESISLSRWEEMERRWLGPPMAGMESDRDLLTGDERQYLAEKGPIRVCVEPSSPPYTTIEDDGSLGGAIAEILALMSARGRFDRQIEPVSLAIADSDSALSADCDVLPFVARENMRDTTFDLAPPYLDIALAVAAPLQAPFVSSLRELEGQRVGIVPTHVPAELLRSRYPNVGLVAIDSEGVGLKAIEDGELDAVVGPLDSLVYLIAGMDSNDVKISGRIPEGLQVVVATVPDEPYLGRIFAKLVVNLDPDAVDRIISMQKLAPFKRAIDYRLLLGIGAIGLVVLVLSLYWVRKLRSLNVALNKANSKLHEVSITDGMTGLYNRSHFIERGEAEFGLSRMRGLRFTVAMLDVDHFKPINDRMGHVFGDACLKHLAEILNAHFQRAGDLVARYGGEEFVAYTLAGEADQVRAFIERLRERVAENPAAVNDVVLSLTVSVGFYSAVPGAGDTLEQYIDRADSYLYEAKRSGRNRVNGNL; encoded by the coding sequence ATGGAAGAGGTTGAAACGGCGCGGTGGTTTCGTGCCGCCATTGCCCGGGTGTCGTCCTGTCTGGCCGTGCTTGCGGTTCTGCTGCTTGGCGCCGTCCCGACGGCAAGGGCGCAGGACCTCGAGCTGAGCGCGGACGAGCGTGCCTATATTGCCGCGCGCGGTCCGGTCAGCGTCGGCGTTGTCGCCGACAACGACCCCTACTCCTTCTATCGCAACGGCAATATCATGGGCTGGACGGTTGATCTCATCGGCGTGATCGGCACCATGACCGGGCTCGATTTCAAGCTGCGCATGGGCTCCTGGTCGGATGTCTACGGCCAGTTCCGCGCGGGTGGGCTCGATATCATCGCCGATATTTCCGAGACCGAGGAACGCAGCCGTTTCATCACCTTTACCGATCCCTACCATCTGCGCCGAACGGTGCTTTACGAAAATGTCGATCAGTCCTTCGACAGGCCCCTCACGCTCGATCAGCTGAAACAGAAGCGCATCGGCATCATCCGTGACATCTATTATGCCGATGCGCTGCGCGAGATCGGAGTGAGGCCCGTCACCTATGCCACTTACCGCGACCTGATGGCGGCCGTCGCCTTCGGCTGGGTGGACGGCGTGCTGGCAGCGGAGATGACCGGGAATTTCTTCCTGCGCGAAAACGGCTTCACCAATGTCGCGAATGCCGGAACGCCGCCGCTGACGGCGGTGGCGCTCGAGGATTTCCGCCTTGGCGTTCTCAGCCGTGACGGTGACGAGAATGCGAAGGTGCTCGCCGACATCCTGGAGAAGGCCATCACGGCGATGCCGACGGATACGCTGGATGCGATCACCACGCGCTGGCTTTCCTATCGCTCCGAGCGGTCGATGAGCACGGGGCCGCTTCGCCTGCTGCCGGAGGAGCAGGCCTTCGTCAAGGGCGCGCCGCCGTTGAAAATCGGGTTCTCGCTTGACTACGAGCCGTTCAGCTACCTTGACAATGGACGCGGCAAGGGGTTTGCGGAAGACATAACCCAATATATCGCATCCGCCACTGGCCTCGTATTCGAGCGCGTCTATGACAACTGGTCGGGATTGCTCCGCCGCTTTCGCGAGGGCGAACTCGACGTTGTCACCAACATCTCTTTCACGGACGAGCGGGCCGAGTTCACGCTGTATTCCGATCTTTACCACCGGGTGCCGAATGCCGTCTTCCTGCCCTCCGGAGCGGGTCCCTATGCAGGTCTCGAGAGCCTTGAAGGCAAGTCCATCGGCATCAGCCGTGACATCTACTACGCCGACGCTCTCAAGGCTCGTTTCGAGGATGTCCGCGAGTTTGATAGCCGGGAAGAGCTGATGCAGTCGCTTTCCGGCCGCGAGATTGATGTGGTGATCACCTCGCTGAGCAATGGTACCGCGATTATCCGCCAACAGGGGCTGATCAATATTCAGATCGGCGGCGAGTTCCTGATGGACGGCGTCGAGCGCGAGGACCTCCGTTTCGGCGTATCGCCGCGCTATCCCTATCTCAGGAGCATCATCGATCATGCCCTGGAATCGATCTCCCTGTCGCGCTGGGAAGAAATGGAGCGGCGCTGGCTCGGTCCGCCGATGGCGGGGATGGAGTCGGACCGCGATCTTCTGACCGGCGACGAGCGACAGTATCTGGCCGAGAAAGGCCCGATCCGGGTCTGCGTGGAGCCCAGTTCACCGCCCTACACGACCATCGAGGATGATGGTTCGCTCGGCGGCGCGATCGCCGAAATCCTCGCCCTGATGAGCGCGCGCGGCAGGTTCGACCGTCAGATCGAGCCTGTCTCGCTGGCGATTGCTGACAGCGACAGCGCGCTCTCGGCCGACTGCGACGTGCTGCCCTTCGTGGCGCGCGAGAACATGCGCGACACGACCTTCGATCTTGCGCCCCCCTATCTCGATATCGCCCTTGCCGTGGCCGCGCCGCTTCAGGCGCCCTTCGTCAGCAGCCTGCGCGAGCTTGAGGGCCAGCGCGTCGGTATCGTTCCCACCCATGTGCCGGCGGAACTCCTGAGGAGCCGTTATCCGAATGTCGGGCTTGTCGCCATCGACAGCGAGGGCGTCGGGCTCAAGGCGATCGAGGACGGAGAACTCGACGCCGTCGTCGGCCCCCTGGACAGTCTCGTCTACCTGATTGCCGGCATGGACAGCAACGACGTGAAGATTTCCGGCCGCATTCCCGAGGGGTTGCAGGTGGTGGTCGCCACCGTGCCGGACGAGCCCTATCTCGGCCGGATCTTTGCCAAGCTGGTCGTCAATCTCGATCCGGACGCCGTCGACCGGATCATCAGCATGCAGAAACTGGCGCCCTTCAAGCGCGCGATCGATTATCGCCTGCTGCTCGGCATTGGTGCGATCGGCCTCGTCGTGCTGGTGCTTTCGCTTTACTGGGTGCGCAAGCTCAGATCCCTGAATGTCGCGCTTAACAAGGCCAACAGCAAGCTTCACGAGGTCAGCATAACCGACGGCATGACCGGGCTTTACAACCGCAGCCACTTCATCGAGCGCGGCGAGGCGGAGTTCGGCCTGTCGCGTATGCGCGGCCTGCGTTTCACCGTCGCCATGCTCGATGTCGACCATTTCAAGCCGATCAATGATCGCATGGGCCATGTTTTCGGCGATGCCTGCCTCAAGCATCTGGCCGAAATCCTCAATGCCCATTTCCAGCGCGCCGGAGATCTCGTCGCCCGCTACGGCGGCGAGGAATTCGTGGCTTATACGCTCGCGGGCGAGGCCGACCAGGTTCGGGCCTTTATCGAAAGGCTGCGCGAGCGCGTGGCGGAAAACCCTGCGGCGGTCAACGATGTGGTGCTGAGCCTGACGGTCAGCGTCGGCTTCTATTCCGCCGTGCCCGGCGCCGGCGATACGCTCGAACAGTATATCGACCGGGCGGACTCCTATCTCTATGAGGCCAAACGAAGCGGCCGCAATCGCGTCAACGGCAATCTCTGA